Proteins encoded by one window of Oenanthe melanoleuca isolate GR-GAL-2019-014 chromosome 20, OMel1.0, whole genome shotgun sequence:
- the RSPO4 gene encoding R-spondin-4, with protein sequence MQWIIFMLLLFISSMEMLTQNRWKKQASAGLLENCTGCVLCSEDNGCITCHHRLFLLIWRDGIRQYGMCVHTCPPGYFGVRGLEVNRCTKCRSPSCESCFSRDFCMKCKDKFYLYKGQCFRQCPPGTAAQPGTRECQETCEPGPWSEWSACTHESRTCGCKWGVETRVREVPEAAQEEGTACPALLETRRCRMKKHCPGEKTEPKNKGKKRQKKPKTERHTST encoded by the exons ATGCAGTGGATAATATTCATGTTGCTGTTATTCATCAGCTCCATGGAAATGCTCACGCAGAACCGGTGGAAGAAGCAAG CGAGTGCCGGCCTGCTGGAAAACTGCACGGGCTGCGTGCTGTGCTCTGAGGACAACGGCTGCATCACCTGCCACCACCGGCTCTTCCTGCTTATCTGGAGGGACGGCATCCGCCAGTACGGGATGTGCGTCCACACTTGTCCCCCAGGCTACTTTGGTGTGCGGGGTCTGGAGGTCAACAGATGCACAA AGTGCAGGTCGCCCAGCTGCGAGAGCTGCTTCAGCAGAGACTTCTGCATGAAGTGCAAGGACAAGTTTTACTTGTACAAGGGCCAGTGTTTTCGGCAGTGTCCCCCCGGCACTGCGGCGCAGCCCGGCACCCGCGAGTGCCAAG AGACGTGCGAGCCGGGGCCGTGGAGCGAGTGGAGCGCCTGTACCCACGAGAGCCGGACCTGCGGCTGCAAGTGGGGAGTGGAGACGCGGGTGCGGGAGGTGCCGGAGGCTGCCCAGGAGGAGGGGACTGCCTGCCCCGCGCTGCTGGAAACCAGGAGGTGCCGCATGAAGAAGCACTGCCCGGGAG AGAAAACCGAACccaaaaataaaggcaaaaagcGACAGAAGAAGCCGAAGACAGAAAGGCACACGAGCACCTAG
- the ANGPT4 gene encoding angiopoietin-4, whose protein sequence is MRALSLGLVALTCATTALCAAGAQRRALEGGGRRRYHRVQHGRCSYTFVLPEAEPLPCPAAPAAAPGPANALLQRDSPAGTAGHGAAQRLLHLERILENSTQWLLKLESYIQSSMRPEMAELQQTAVQNQTATMLEIGSSLLNRSAEQSRKLTDVEAQVLNQTWRIEMQLQENSLSTTKLEKQLLLQTNEIHKLQNRNNILEVRVLEMETKQQAELAGAHSEKEKLQRLLSRQSGTIEEMEKTLLAASANTSLLQRQQLQLLQSVQSLVRLVSQGRAMSAGQEQQFQDCAELRRAGIHASGIYTLHIANLSEPKKAYCDMETDRGGWTIIQLRANGSLSFQRSWREYKQGFGDASGEYWLGNEAVHLLTSRVPYALRVELQDWEGSQVYAHYGKFQLGSERQFYRLSLQDYSGTAGHQSGLALQGTQFSTRDADNDNCLCKCAQMLSGGWWFDACGLSNLNGIYYPARNNIRKLNGIRWHHFQGPSYSLKGTRMMIRPSSF, encoded by the exons ATGCGGGCGCTCAGCCTCGGCCTCGTGGCGCTGACCTGTGCCACGACGGCTCTGTGCGCTGCCGGAGCCCAGCGCAGGGCTCTGGAGGGCGGCGGCCGCCGGCGCTACCACCGCGTGCAGCACGGCCGCTGCAGCTACACCTTCGTGCTGCCCGAGGCCgagcctctgccctgccccgcagcccccgctgctgcccccggccccgccaACGCGCTGCTGCAGCGGGACTCGCCCGCTGGCACCGCCGGGCACGGAGCTGCCCAGCGGCTGCTGCACCTCGAGAGGATCCTGGAGAACAGCACCCAGTGGCTGCTGAAG ctggagagcTACATCCAGAGCAGCATGAGGCCGGAGATGGCGGAGCTGCAGCAGACAGCAGTGCAGAACCAGACAGCCACCATGCTGGAGATCGGCAGCTCCCTCCTGAACCGCAGCGCCGAGCAGAGCCGCAAGCTCACCGACGTGGAAGCCCAG GTGCTGAATCAGACATGGCGCATCGAGATGCAGCTCCAGGAGAATTCCCTGTCCACCACCaagctggagaagcagctgctgctgcagaccaATGAGATCCACAAGCTGCAGAACAGAAACAA CATCCTGGAGGTGCGGGTGCTGGAGATGGAAACAAAGCAGCAGGCGGAGCTGGCGGGGGCCCACTCGGagaaggagaagctgcagcGGCTGCTGAGCCGGCAGAGCGGCACCATCGAGGAGATGGAAAAGACGCTGCTGGCTGCCAGTGCCAACACCAGCCTGCTCCAGcgccagcagctccagctcctccagtcTGTCCAGAGCCTGGTACGCCTCGTctcccagggcagag CCATgtcagctgggcaggagcagcaattCCAGGACTGTGCTGAGCTGCGCCGGGCAGGCATCCATGCCAGTGGCATCTACACCCTGCACATTGCCAACCTCAGTGAGCCCAAAAAG GCATACTGTGACATGGAGACAGACCGAGGGGGCTGGACCATCATCCAGCTTCGTGCCAACGGCAGCCTCAGcttccagaggagctggagggaatACAAGCAG ggCTTTGGGGACGCGTCAGGGGAGTACTGGCTGGGGAATGAGGCCGTGCACCTGCTGACGAGCCGGGTGCCCTACGCCCTGCGGgtggagctgcaggactgggagggCAGCCAGGTGTATGCCCACTACGGGAAATTCCAGCTGGGCAGTGAGCGGCAGTTTTACAG gctgtCACTGCAGGACTACAGTGGCACGGCTGGGCACCAGAGtggcctggcactgcagggcaccCAATTCAGCACCCGTGACGCCGACAATGACAACTGTCTCTGCAAGTGTGCCCAGATGCTCTCGGGAG GATGGTGGTTTGATGCCTGTGGCCTCTCCAACCTGAATGGCATCTACTACCCGGCCCGGAACAACATCCGCAAGCTCAACGGCATCCGCTGGCATCACTTCCAGGGGCCCAGCTACTCCCTGAAGGGCACCCGCATGATGATCCGACCCAGCAGCTTCTAA
- the FAM110A gene encoding protein FAM110A translates to MPVEALQAGDTMKGVTVTAPFTSAMPVRILRKGPAYFRRHAEPGAGKPSAVERLEADKAKYVKSQKVVSTRQEPVKPLLLKQPLFTPGVRRVVLTPSRRAPPGPRRADAASPKTSLDLEILNNLINLCDSPFPKAETSLGRECRWRAEAPAVEGAVKPPESPATTKPPGSVAVRRVDVRPCGAPRSPVTPLPASPVAGGLPVTPSRSSPARPESARRQPLLHRSKSDLSDRLSRATADLERFFNYCGLDPEEMQDMGAERFARASSDIVSLKFHSVSTASSEGGHSPPSAATPEGRPAERVPYGISIIERNARVIKWLYGLRQAREPQQVSDV, encoded by the coding sequence ATGCCCGTCGAGGCGCTGCAAGCCGGTGACACCATGAAGGGGGTGACGGTGACGGCGCCTTTCACCTCGGCCATGCCCGTCCGTATCCTCCGCAAAGGGCCCGCGTATTTCCGCCGGCACGCCGAGCCGGGGGCCGGCAAGCCCAGCGCGGTGGAGAGGCTGGAGGCCGACAAGGCCAAGTACGTGAAGAGCCAGAAGGTCGTGAGCACCAGGCAGGAGCCGGTGAAGCCGCTGCTGCTCAAGCAGCCCCTCTTCACCCCCGGGGTTCGCCGGGTGGTGCTCACCCCCAGCCGCAGGGCTCCCCCGGGGCCACGCCGCGCCGATGCTGCCAGCCCGAAGACCTCCCTTGACCTGGAGATCCTCAACAACCTCATCAACCTGTGTGACAGCCCCTTCCCTAAGGCGGAGACCTCGCTGGGCAGGGAGTGCAGGTGGCGGGCGGAAGCGCCAGCTGTGGAGGGGGCTGTCAAGCCACCGGAGAGCCCGGCCACCACCAAGCCCCCCGGCAGTGTGGCCGTGCGGAGGGTGGACGTCCGTCCCTGTGGAGCTCCGCGGAGCCCAGTGACGCCGCTGCCAGCATCCCCCGTCGCAGGTGGGCTGCCTGTGACCCCGTCCCGGAGCTCACCCGCCCGGCCCGAGAGCGCCCGCCGGCAGCCGCTGCTGCACCGCTCCAAGTCGGACCTGAGCGACCGGCTCTCGAGGGCCACCGCCGACCTGGAGCGCTTCTTCAACTACTGCGGCCTTGACCCCGAGGAGATGCAGGACATGGGGGCTGAGCGCTTCGCCCGTGCCAGCTCCGACATCGTGTCCCTCAAGTTCCACAGCGTGAGCACGGCCAGCTCGGAGGGCGGCCACTCGCCGCCCAGCGCTGCCACGCCGGAGGGACGGCCGGCGGAGCGAGTGCCCTACGGCATCTCTATCATCGAGCGCAACGCCCGTGTCATCAAGTGGCTCTACGGGCTGCGCCAGGccagggagccccagcaggTCTCGGATGTGtag